The following are encoded together in the Conger conger chromosome 11, fConCon1.1, whole genome shotgun sequence genome:
- the LOC133141115 gene encoding granzyme A-like codes for MKGKVPLFTCLPVLLLCLTAGEGAEIIGGKEVPPHSLPFMALLQNSEGKQFCGGTLIDLQWVLTAAHCRNVSRVLLGVHVRSKSEMEYRQLQKVKHSVLHPFYDSYSKVNDLMLLKLDRKAKKTKAVRPLTLPPPVQDVPAGTGCVVAGWGATKNGGVMSDVLMSANVTVIDRALCNSKDYYNLDPIITNEMLCAGYKDKRPVDTCQGDSGGPLLCEGKLRGVTSFGKKCGLKKKPGVYAVLTKKQTQWIHKTIKSLL; via the exons ATGAAAGGAAAGGTCCCCCTGTTCACTTGTCTTCCAGTTCTGCTCCTGTGTCTGACAGCAG gtgagggGGCAGAGATCATCGGTGGAAAGGAAGTGCCCCCCCACTCTCTTCCATTCATGGCTCTCCTGCAGAACTCCGAGGGAAAACAATTCTGTGGCGGCACTCTGATTGACCTCCAGTGGGTTCTGACTGCAGCACACTGCAGAAA TGTTTCGCGCGTGCTGTTGGGGGTGCACGTCCGCTCAAAGTCAGAGATGGAGTACCGACAGCTCCAGAAGGTGAAGCACAGTGTTCTTCATCCCTTTTATGACTCATACAGCAAGGTCAATGACCTCATGCTGTTAAAG CTTGACAGGAAAGCCAAGAAAACGAAAGCTGTCCGGCCCCTCACACTGCCCCCTCCTGTTCAGGATGTCCCGGCGGGGACGGGCTGTGTTGTAGCAGGATGGGGAGCCACCAAAAATGGTGGTGTAATGTCAGACGTTTTGATGTCAGCCAATGTCACAGTCATTGACAGAGCCCTGTGCAACTCCAAGGATTACTACAACCTGGACCCCATCATCACCAATGAAATGCTGTGTGCGGGGTATAAGGACAAGAGACCTGTCGACACCTGCCAA GGAGACTCCGGGGGTCCACTGCTGTGTGAAGGGAAACTTAGGGGGGTCACCTCATTTGGGAAGAAATGCGGTTTAAAGAAAAAACCAGGAGTCTATGCTGTACTCACCAAGAAACAGACACAATGGATCCACAAGACCATAAAAAgcctgctgtga